In Variovorax paradoxus, a single genomic region encodes these proteins:
- a CDS encoding phosphatidate cytidylyltransferase, with translation MLKQRILTAIVLLAILLPALFYRNYIPFACVMLVLIGAAAWEWGRLNGYGQRLSVFLGVETVLLCALSWWLGLLEQSLVLMWTLAGAAWVLGGAALLRVAVPGWPRIPRGLRLVGGLLALWVAWLAAVQARMVGINFLLSILVLVWVADVFAYFAGRAFGLKFTRNKLAPAISPGKSWEGVWGGMIGVVVLAFAWVWADKAAGATVASLYTRLNERGWWLLLLGALFLAAMSVVGDLVESLIKRSAGAKDSSKLLPGHGGVLDRVDALLPALPIAMMLASL, from the coding sequence ATGCTCAAACAACGCATCCTCACGGCGATCGTGCTGCTCGCGATCCTGCTGCCGGCGCTGTTCTACCGAAACTACATTCCTTTTGCTTGCGTGATGCTGGTGCTGATCGGCGCCGCAGCTTGGGAATGGGGGCGCCTGAACGGCTACGGCCAGCGGCTTTCGGTGTTCCTGGGCGTCGAGACAGTGCTGCTTTGTGCGCTGTCGTGGTGGCTGGGCCTGCTGGAGCAGTCGCTGGTGCTGATGTGGACCCTGGCCGGCGCGGCCTGGGTGCTGGGTGGCGCGGCGCTGCTTCGCGTGGCGGTGCCGGGCTGGCCCCGCATTCCGCGCGGCCTGCGGCTGGTCGGCGGCCTTTTGGCGCTCTGGGTTGCGTGGCTCGCCGCTGTGCAGGCACGCATGGTCGGCATCAATTTCCTGCTGTCCATCCTCGTGCTGGTGTGGGTCGCCGACGTGTTCGCCTATTTCGCCGGCCGGGCCTTCGGGCTCAAGTTCACGCGCAACAAGCTCGCTCCCGCGATCAGTCCCGGCAAGAGCTGGGAAGGCGTCTGGGGCGGAATGATCGGCGTGGTGGTGCTGGCCTTTGCCTGGGTCTGGGCCGACAAGGCCGCTGGCGCGACCGTCGCCAGCCTCTACACCCGGCTCAATGAGCGCGGCTGGTGGCTGCTGCTGCTGGGCGCGCTGTTTCTTGCGGCAATGAGTGTCGTCGGCGACCTCGTCGAATCGCTCATCAAGCGAAGCGCCGGCGCCAAGGACAGCAGCAAGCTGCTGCCCGGCCACGGCGGCGTACTCGACCGCGTGGATGCCCTCTTGCCGGCGCTTCCCATTGCCATGATGCTGGCTTCTCTGTGA
- the pyrH gene encoding UMP kinase — MSDARPAHKRILLKLSGEALMGDDAFGINRATIVRMVEEIAEVVNMGVEVAVVIGGGNIFRGVAGGSVGMDRATADYMGMLATVMNALALADTMNKQNLVARVMSAIAIEQVVEPYVRPKALQYLEEGKVVVFAAGTGNPFFTTDTAAALRGAEIGAELVLKATKVDGVYTADPKTNPNATRYATLTFDEAIAQNLGIMDATAFALCRDQKLPIKVFSIFKNGALKRVVMGEDEGTLVHA, encoded by the coding sequence ATGTCTGATGCCCGCCCAGCCCACAAGCGAATCTTGTTGAAGCTGTCGGGAGAGGCGTTGATGGGCGACGACGCGTTCGGCATCAATCGCGCCACCATCGTCCGCATGGTCGAGGAAATCGCCGAAGTGGTGAACATGGGCGTCGAAGTGGCCGTGGTCATCGGCGGCGGCAACATCTTCCGCGGCGTCGCGGGAGGTTCCGTCGGCATGGATCGCGCCACGGCCGACTACATGGGCATGCTGGCCACCGTGATGAACGCGCTGGCACTGGCCGACACCATGAACAAGCAGAACCTGGTGGCCCGGGTGATGTCCGCCATTGCCATCGAGCAGGTGGTCGAGCCCTACGTGCGCCCCAAGGCCCTGCAGTACCTCGAAGAGGGCAAGGTCGTGGTGTTCGCCGCCGGCACGGGCAACCCGTTCTTCACCACCGACACGGCCGCCGCGCTGCGCGGTGCCGAAATCGGTGCCGAGCTGGTGCTCAAGGCGACCAAGGTCGATGGCGTGTACACCGCCGACCCCAAAACCAACCCCAATGCAACGCGCTACGCCACGCTGACTTTCGACGAGGCAATCGCGCAAAATCTCGGCATCATGGACGCCACGGCCTTTGCGCTGTGCCGCGACCAGAAGCTGCCGATCAAGGTGTTCTCGATCTTCAAGAACGGCGCGCTCAAGCGCGTCGTCATGGGCGAGGACGAAGGCACGCTGGTGCATGCCTAG
- the frr gene encoding ribosome recycling factor, whose protein sequence is MTIADIRNATDAKMNQSLAAFQNNLTKIRTGRANSALLDSIHVEYYGSQVPLSQVANVSVLDSRTISVQPWEKGMGAKIEKAIRESDLGLNPASMGDLIRVPLPAMSEERRKEMTKLVRNEGESAKIATRNLRRDANESVKKLVKDKLASEDDQKRAEAEIQKVTDRHIAEIDRLVAAKEAEIMAV, encoded by the coding sequence ATGACCATTGCAGACATCCGCAATGCGACCGACGCGAAGATGAATCAGTCGCTCGCCGCATTCCAGAACAACCTCACCAAGATCCGTACGGGCCGCGCCAACTCGGCACTGCTCGACTCGATCCACGTCGAGTACTACGGCTCGCAAGTGCCGCTGAGCCAGGTGGCCAACGTGTCGGTACTCGACTCGCGCACCATCAGCGTCCAGCCCTGGGAAAAAGGCATGGGCGCCAAGATCGAGAAGGCCATCCGCGAAAGCGACCTGGGCTTGAACCCTGCTTCGATGGGCGACCTGATCCGCGTGCCGCTTCCCGCCATGAGCGAAGAGCGCCGCAAGGAAATGACCAAGCTGGTCCGCAATGAAGGCGAGAGCGCCAAGATCGCCACGCGCAACCTGCGCCGCGACGCGAACGAGTCGGTCAAGAAGCTGGTCAAGGACAAGCTGGCGTCCGAAGACGATCAGAAGCGTGCCGAAGCCGAAATCCAGAAGGTCACCGACCGCCACATCGCGGAAATCGACCGCCTGGTCGCGGCCAAGGAAGCGGAGATCATGGCCGTTTGA
- the tsf gene encoding translation elongation factor Ts, with protein sequence MAAITASMVGELRAKTDAPMMECKKALTEADGNMEKAEELLRIKLGNKAGKASGRITAEGVVTAFVDGAAGGMIEINCETDFVTKNDSFLAMANAAAMLVAKHNPADIAALGALAYEQDGFGPTLEDVRKGLIGKIGENMSFRRFKHFTGNGKLASYLHGTRIGVMVEFEGDDTSAKDVAMHIAAMKPVAIQASDVPADLIEKERAVAKGKADEDRKTAEAEGKKPQPDDIVAKRIEGGVQKFLKEVSLHNQPFVKNDKQTVEQMLKAADTSIKGFTLYVVGEGIEKKVDDFAAEVAAQVAAAKAAA encoded by the coding sequence ATGGCTGCAATCACCGCAAGCATGGTCGGCGAACTGCGCGCGAAGACTGACGCGCCCATGATGGAATGCAAGAAGGCCCTGACGGAGGCCGACGGCAACATGGAAAAGGCCGAAGAGCTGCTGCGCATCAAGCTCGGCAACAAGGCTGGCAAGGCATCTGGCCGCATCACCGCCGAAGGCGTGGTCACGGCTTTCGTCGACGGCGCTGCCGGCGGCATGATCGAAATCAACTGCGAAACCGACTTCGTCACCAAGAACGACAGCTTCCTGGCCATGGCCAACGCTGCCGCGATGCTGGTCGCCAAGCACAACCCCGCCGACATCGCCGCGCTGGGCGCGCTGGCCTATGAGCAAGACGGTTTCGGCCCCACGCTCGAAGACGTGCGCAAGGGCCTGATCGGCAAGATCGGCGAGAACATGAGCTTCCGCCGCTTCAAGCATTTCACGGGCAACGGCAAGCTGGCTTCGTACCTGCACGGCACGCGCATCGGCGTGATGGTCGAGTTCGAAGGCGACGACACGTCGGCCAAGGACGTGGCAATGCACATCGCCGCCATGAAGCCGGTCGCCATCCAGGCTTCCGACGTGCCTGCCGACCTGATCGAAAAGGAACGTGCAGTTGCCAAGGGCAAGGCCGACGAAGACCGCAAGACGGCCGAAGCCGAAGGCAAGAAGCCCCAGCCTGACGACATCGTCGCCAAGCGCATCGAAGGCGGCGTGCAGAAGTTCCTGAAGGAAGTTTCGCTGCACAACCAGCCGTTCGTGAAGAACGACAAGCAGACCGTCGAGCAGATGCTCAAGGCCGCCGACACCTCGATCAAGGGTTTCACCCTGTACGTGGTCGGCGAAGGCATCGAGAAGAAAGTCGACGACTTCGCCGCCGAAGTGGCCGCGCAAGTTGCTGCTGCCAAGGCTGCTGCCTGA
- the uppS gene encoding polyprenyl diphosphate synthase: protein MASSTPRVPHHVAIVMDGNGRWATRRFLPRVAGHKQGVESLRRCVKACADRGVGVLTVFAFSSENWNRPVEEVSGLMELMVGALAREVPRLSSDGVRLYFVGERGGLSPKMVKGLVDAEAATAHNERMVLNVCFNYGGRWDVAQAAAKLVARGEAVTEASLDRAMSLAHVPDPDLFIRTGGEQRLSNFLLWQSAYAELFFSDKLWPEFDEAALDEAIAAFQGRERRFGQTSAQVSPPQGQAA, encoded by the coding sequence ATGGCCTCGTCAACGCCGCGCGTTCCGCATCACGTTGCCATCGTCATGGACGGCAACGGCCGTTGGGCGACGCGGCGTTTCCTGCCCCGCGTCGCGGGGCACAAGCAGGGCGTCGAATCGCTGCGCCGCTGCGTCAAGGCCTGCGCCGACCGCGGCGTAGGCGTGCTCACGGTGTTCGCGTTTTCGTCCGAGAACTGGAATCGGCCCGTCGAGGAAGTTTCCGGACTCATGGAGTTGATGGTCGGTGCGCTCGCCCGCGAAGTGCCCCGACTCAGCAGCGACGGCGTGCGACTGTACTTCGTCGGCGAACGCGGCGGCCTGTCGCCGAAGATGGTGAAGGGGCTGGTCGACGCCGAAGCGGCGACCGCGCACAACGAGCGCATGGTGCTCAACGTCTGCTTCAACTACGGCGGCCGGTGGGACGTTGCGCAGGCAGCTGCAAAGCTGGTGGCGCGAGGCGAAGCGGTTACCGAGGCGAGCCTCGACCGGGCGATGTCGTTGGCCCACGTGCCCGATCCCGATCTGTTCATCCGCACGGGCGGCGAGCAGCGGTTGTCCAATTTCCTGCTCTGGCAAAGTGCCTACGCAGAGCTTTTCTTCAGCGACAAGCTGTGGCCGGAATTCGACGAGGCTGCGCTGGACGAGGCCATCGCCGCGTTCCAGGGCCGCGAGCGGCGCTTCGGTCAAACCTCGGCACAGGTCTCGCCCCCCCAGGGGCAGGCGGCCTGA
- the rpsB gene encoding 30S ribosomal protein S2: MSTTMREMLEAGVHFGHQTRFWNPKMAPFIFGHRNKIHIINLEKSLPMFQDAMKYAKQLTANRGTILMVGTKRQAREIVAAEARRAGVPFVDTRWLGGMLTNFKTVKTSIKRLKDMKAQQEAGLDSLSKKEQLTFSREIEKLEKDIGGIQDMTALPDAIFVIDVGFHKIAVAEAKKLGIPLIGVVDSNHSPEGIDYVIPGNDDSSKAVTLYARGIADAIIEGRNSATGDVVKAIAEGGSDEFVEVEEGASA; the protein is encoded by the coding sequence ATGTCTACCACCATGCGCGAAATGCTGGAAGCCGGTGTCCATTTCGGTCACCAAACCCGCTTCTGGAACCCCAAGATGGCTCCGTTCATCTTCGGCCATCGCAACAAGATCCACATCATCAACCTGGAAAAGTCGCTCCCGATGTTCCAGGACGCGATGAAGTACGCCAAGCAGCTCACCGCCAACCGCGGCACGATCCTGATGGTCGGCACGAAGCGCCAGGCCCGTGAAATCGTTGCTGCCGAAGCCCGCCGCGCCGGCGTGCCCTTCGTCGACACCCGCTGGCTCGGCGGCATGCTGACCAACTTCAAGACCGTCAAGACCTCGATCAAGCGTCTGAAGGACATGAAGGCCCAGCAGGAAGCCGGCCTCGACTCGCTGAGCAAGAAGGAGCAACTGACCTTCTCGCGCGAAATCGAGAAGCTCGAAAAGGACATCGGCGGCATCCAGGACATGACCGCTCTGCCCGACGCCATCTTCGTGATCGACGTGGGCTTCCACAAGATCGCCGTTGCTGAAGCCAAGAAGCTCGGCATTCCGCTGATCGGCGTGGTCGACTCCAACCACTCGCCCGAAGGCATCGACTACGTGATCCCCGGCAACGACGACTCGTCGAAGGCTGTCACGCTGTACGCCCGCGGCATCGCCGACGCCATCATCGAAGGCCGCAACAGCGCCACCGGTGACGTGGTCAAGGCCATCGCCGAAGGCGGTAGCGACGAATTCGTCGAAGTCGAAGAAGGCGCTTCGGCCTGA